The nucleotide window TGGGAGGCGCGCTTCCACGCGCTCCAGCCGTACACGATCCTCTTCCGCCCGCCGCGCCTCGTCGGCCTGCGGACGCGGGTCCGCGGCGCCGCGTCGCTTTCGGCCGACGACCCGCTGCGCGGCGTCGAGGACTGGTGGCTCGAGGAGACGCCGCGGCCCTGAGCGGGCCCGCGGCGCGTTCCCCGCGGCGGCGCGGCGGCCGTCCGCGGTCCGGCCCGCGGGAATCCGCGCTAAGATCGACGACGCGAGCGCCGCGCGGCGCATTGCGGGGGACGGCGGGACGTTGATCGACGCCTACGTGGACGCCAACAAGCGGTACCGGATCCTCAACGAACTCGGCGCCGGAGGGTTCGCGCGGGTCATGCTGTGCCGCGACCGGATCTCCCGCGAGGTCCGCGCCGTCAAGGTCGCCAACCGGATGGGCGACGAATCGCTGCTGCGCGAGGCGCGCGGCCTGCGCTTCCTCTCCCACCCCGGGATCGTCCGCGTCCACGACGTCGGCGAGGACGAGCGCGGCCGGCTCTACATGGTCATGGACTACGTCGAGGGGCCGACGCTGCGCGACTTCCTCGAGTTCCACCACAAGCTGCCGGCCGCCGTCGCGCTCGACATGGCGGTCGAGGTCGCCGAGGCGATCGAGGCGATCCACGCCGACGGCCTCGTGCACCGCGACCTCACGCCGTCGAACATCATCCTCGACCGGCGCACGTTCCGCCCCGTGGTCTGCGACTTCGGCATCGCCCGCGACCTCGGCCTGACGACGCAGACCGGCTCGGCCGCGGGCACGCTCGCCTACATGCCGCCGGAGCAGATGCGCGGCCGGGCCACGGCGCGCACCGACGTCTTCGCCCTCGGCGTCGTGCTGTTCGAAATGCTGACCGGCCTCTGCCCGTGGGGCGAGGCGCGCACGGCGATCATCGCCTACCGCATCCTGCGCTTCGACCGGCGCCGCCTCGCGCGGCAGATGGGGCTCGTGCCGGAGAAGCTCCGCCCCGTCCTGATGCGCGCCATGGCCCGCGACCCGCACGAGCGGTTCCCCTCGATGGCCGCCTTCCGCCGCGCGCTCGGCGAGGCGGCGCCGCGGCGGCGCGGCCGGACGATGGAGCAGCTCCTCGACGCCTACTACGACATCCGCCGGGTCTGCGCCGGCTGCGGCGCCGACCTGATCACCCACATGCGGTACTGCCCCGAGTGCGCCGACCGCAAGCGGCTCGTCTGGGCCGACCAGCTGCCGACCCGCTGTCCGCGCTGCGGCTGGGAGAAGTCGCCGACCTGGGCCTACTGCGCCTGGTGCGGCGCGGAGTGCCTGCGGCCGCGCGAAGGGAAGGACCTTCTCGCCGCGCGCGGCAAGTGCCCGGCCTGCCGCAAGGCGACGCCGCTCTACGCCCGCTTCTGCCCCCACTGCCGCGAGCGCCTCAGCTGGGACGTCGAGTTCAAGATCCCCTGCCCGAAGTGCGGCTGGGGCGTTTCGGCGAAGTGGCGCGGCTGCCCGTGGTGCGGGCGGAAGCTCCAGCGGCGGCGGAAGGGCGCGCCGCTCGAGGAACCGGCCGCGCCGCCCGCGACGGCGGGCGCGGCGCCCGCCGTCGCCTCGCGCAAGTCCGGCTGACGGTCCCGCGTTTTTCGCGGGGGCCGCGCCGCGCGTTTGCCGCGCGGGCGGCCGCTCGC belongs to bacterium and includes:
- a CDS encoding protein kinase; the protein is MIDAYVDANKRYRILNELGAGGFARVMLCRDRISREVRAVKVANRMGDESLLREARGLRFLSHPGIVRVHDVGEDERGRLYMVMDYVEGPTLRDFLEFHHKLPAAVALDMAVEVAEAIEAIHADGLVHRDLTPSNIILDRRTFRPVVCDFGIARDLGLTTQTGSAAGTLAYMPPEQMRGRATARTDVFALGVVLFEMLTGLCPWGEARTAIIAYRILRFDRRRLARQMGLVPEKLRPVLMRAMARDPHERFPSMAAFRRALGEAAPRRRGRTMEQLLDAYYDIRRVCAGCGADLITHMRYCPECADRKRLVWADQLPTRCPRCGWEKSPTWAYCAWCGAECLRPREGKDLLAARGKCPACRKATPLYARFCPHCRERLSWDVEFKIPCPKCGWGVSAKWRGCPWCGRKLQRRRKGAPLEEPAAPPATAGAAPAVASRKSG